Proteins from a genomic interval of Halopseudomonas litoralis:
- a CDS encoding IclR family transcriptional regulator domain-containing protein, which translates to MDNKLQPGDRDYVAALASGLLILKAFDAEHPRMTLTEMASRTDMDRAKARRFLLTLEALGYVRRSGRDFELTPRVLELGHAFQASNQYRAVIQHYLQDITAEIGESSSLSVLDGADVVYVVRSAAPHRLMAITLSVGTRLPAAYTSMGRVLLAQLADAQLDKLLTQVKLQPHTPHSLIDMAALRAEITKVGQQGYSIVDQELDLGLRSVATPVFAGNGDLLGAINISTNAARVPIEVLLDDYLPRLQRMAETVHKTVRSAAG; encoded by the coding sequence ATGGATAACAAACTTCAACCCGGTGACCGGGATTATGTCGCTGCGCTGGCATCCGGGCTGTTAATCCTGAAAGCCTTTGACGCCGAGCACCCGCGCATGACCCTCACCGAGATGGCCAGCCGGACCGACATGGACCGCGCCAAGGCGCGGCGTTTTCTGCTGACCCTGGAGGCGCTCGGCTATGTCAGGCGCAGCGGTCGGGATTTCGAACTGACTCCGCGGGTGCTGGAGTTGGGACATGCTTTCCAGGCGTCCAATCAGTACCGCGCTGTCATCCAGCACTATCTGCAGGACATCACCGCCGAGATAGGCGAGTCATCGTCACTGAGCGTGCTGGATGGTGCTGATGTGGTCTACGTGGTGCGCTCGGCTGCACCGCACCGGTTGATGGCGATCACCCTGTCGGTCGGCACCCGGCTACCGGCAGCCTATACCTCCATGGGTCGGGTGTTGCTGGCTCAGCTGGCAGATGCGCAACTCGACAAGCTGCTGACCCAGGTCAAACTCCAGCCGCACACGCCGCATTCGCTGATCGACATGGCCGCGCTGCGGGCGGAGATCACCAAGGTCGGACAACAGGGCTACTCCATCGTCGATCAGGAGCTGGACCTGGGGTTACGCTCGGTGGCAACCCCGGTGTTCGCAGGCAATGGCGATCTACTCGGCGCGATCAACATCAGTACCAACGCCGCGCGGGTGCCAATCGAGGTGTTGCTGGATGATTATCTGCCGCGCCTGCAGCGCATGGCCGAGACTGTACACAAGACGGTACGCTCGGCCGCGGGCTGA
- a CDS encoding paraquat-inducible protein A, whose translation MPGAETSQQKLVICEHCDSVYQRPALALKQTAHCRRCGALLDRGRRLSTDQLLALTFAAAILFVFANTFPIMGISMQGLSNDATLWSTVEALAQGRITLIALVTGLSIIFAPALQIILLAWVLIYARRGRMAPGFRICMRTLEHLRPWSMLEVCLLGILVAIIKLAGMLEVHPGIGLWAMSMLTVLIILIGGRDVRELWDELEVAPQ comes from the coding sequence ATGCCTGGGGCTGAGACGAGCCAGCAGAAGTTGGTCATTTGCGAGCATTGCGATTCGGTATACCAACGCCCTGCCCTCGCCCTTAAGCAAACGGCCCACTGTCGCCGTTGCGGCGCCTTGCTGGATCGCGGCAGGCGCCTGAGCACCGATCAGCTGCTGGCTTTGACTTTTGCAGCGGCCATCCTGTTTGTGTTCGCCAATACCTTTCCCATCATGGGTATCAGCATGCAAGGGCTGAGTAATGACGCCACACTGTGGTCCACCGTCGAAGCACTGGCCCAGGGCCGGATCACCCTGATTGCTCTGGTCACGGGTCTCAGCATCATCTTCGCGCCGGCCTTGCAGATCATTCTGCTCGCCTGGGTACTGATTTACGCACGCCGTGGGCGTATGGCGCCGGGATTTCGCATATGCATGCGCACCCTTGAGCACTTGCGCCCCTGGAGCATGCTGGAGGTCTGCCTGCTCGGTATTCTGGTAGCCATCATCAAATTGGCCGGCATGCTCGAGGTTCACCCCGGCATCGGCTTGTGGGCGATGTCCATGCTGACGGTGCTGATCATCCTGATCGGCGGACGCGATGTGCGTGAGTTATGGGACGAGCTGGAAGTCGCTCCGCAATGA
- a CDS encoding paraquat-inducible protein A — MSLPPYAAELGLQLCHDCGNTCQLDDEQCPRCWSGLHARKPNSIVRTWALLIGALILYLPANLLPVMYTDMFGNGSESTILSGVIEFWRGGSWDIALLIFIASVVVPCIKFFVLGLLLITVQRRSRWAMRERARLYRFIETIGYWSMLDVLVVALVAALVQFRALSTIEPRMGILFFGLVVVLTMMASMTFDPRLIWDAEKNDVR; from the coding sequence ATGAGTCTGCCTCCCTATGCGGCAGAACTGGGGCTGCAGTTGTGCCACGACTGCGGCAACACCTGCCAACTCGATGATGAGCAGTGCCCGCGTTGCTGGTCAGGGCTGCATGCACGCAAACCCAATAGCATTGTCCGTACCTGGGCGCTGTTGATCGGCGCGCTGATTCTGTATCTGCCAGCCAACCTGCTGCCGGTGATGTATACCGACATGTTCGGCAACGGCAGTGAGAGCACCATCTTGAGTGGTGTCATCGAATTCTGGCGCGGCGGCTCATGGGATATAGCTCTGCTTATTTTCATAGCCAGCGTCGTGGTGCCCTGCATCAAGTTCTTCGTGCTCGGGTTGCTGCTGATCACCGTGCAGCGCCGCTCTCGCTGGGCGATGCGCGAGCGGGCGCGGCTGTACCGTTTTATCGAGACCATCGGCTACTGGTCGATGCTTGACGTACTGGTGGTTGCCCTGGTGGCGGCACTGGTGCAGTTCCGTGCACTGAGCACCATAGAGCCGCGCATGGGCATTCTGTTCTTCGGCCTGGTCGTTGTGTTGACGATGATGGCTTCAATGACTTTCGATCCGCGATTGATTTGGGATGCAGAGAAAAACGATGTCAGATAA
- a CDS encoding PqiB family protein translates to MSDNTYHSSSRPAPGEPEIRQRRVRISLIWLVPIVAALVGLSMVLQNWLSAGPQITVSFLTAEGLEANKTQVKYKNVVIGRVTGITLSVDQTRVLATIELDQNTDAFVREDAQFWVVRPRIGASGVSGVDTLLSGSFIGADPGDATDTRREFIGLEAPPPVTFGVEGKQFILRTSDLGSLGIGSPVYYRRIPVGQVVSYALSEDGTGVSVQIFVNAPYDDFVTEDTRFWNASGVDVSLAADGFKVNTQSLSSILAGGIAFRAPAYSTDTEPAIEESEFALFNDMAQAMARDDGPARFVQMRFDQTLRGLNVDAPVEFLGVPIGRVVSVNLDYDEQRKSFPVVVGALIYPNRLGTANDKLLALIEGDDEERSAHLIRSLVENGLRAQARTGNLLTGQLYISLDFDSRAAEVVFDPHAQPLVIPTIPGSFDKLQEQLQAVVDKLSKVPFESMANNIDGSLSELRKTMEQVNNGVLPQLQRTLERSEQTLESANQAMADGSPQRQQVGDALEEAQRAMRSVRVLTDYLSRHPESLIRGRGNAEAPASFKGSATSRELNMEPQQ, encoded by the coding sequence ATGTCAGATAACACCTACCACAGCTCCTCCCGACCCGCTCCCGGCGAGCCGGAAATCAGACAACGCCGTGTGCGCATTTCGCTTATCTGGCTGGTCCCTATCGTGGCGGCACTGGTGGGGCTGTCCATGGTCCTCCAGAACTGGCTCTCCGCCGGCCCACAGATCACTGTCAGTTTTCTAACGGCTGAGGGGCTGGAAGCCAACAAGACCCAGGTCAAATACAAGAACGTGGTTATCGGTCGGGTGACCGGTATTACCTTGAGCGTGGATCAGACTCGAGTACTCGCCACCATAGAGCTGGATCAGAACACCGACGCCTTCGTACGAGAAGACGCTCAGTTCTGGGTGGTCCGCCCGCGCATCGGCGCCAGCGGCGTCTCGGGTGTGGATACCTTGCTGTCCGGCTCTTTCATCGGTGCGGACCCAGGCGATGCCACTGACACCCGCCGCGAGTTCATAGGTCTGGAAGCGCCACCGCCGGTGACTTTCGGCGTGGAGGGCAAGCAGTTCATCTTGCGTACCAGTGATCTCGGTTCGCTGGGCATCGGCTCACCCGTGTATTACCGCCGCATTCCCGTCGGCCAGGTGGTTTCCTACGCGCTGAGTGAAGATGGCACGGGTGTGTCGGTGCAGATATTCGTCAATGCTCCCTATGATGACTTTGTTACCGAGGACACGCGCTTCTGGAATGCCAGCGGTGTGGATGTCTCCCTCGCCGCCGACGGCTTCAAGGTCAATACCCAATCGCTGTCATCGATCCTTGCCGGGGGGATAGCCTTTCGCGCACCTGCTTACAGCACCGACACCGAGCCTGCCATCGAGGAAAGCGAATTCGCGCTATTCAACGATATGGCCCAGGCGATGGCACGCGATGACGGGCCGGCGCGCTTCGTACAGATGCGTTTCGACCAGACGTTGCGCGGACTGAACGTCGATGCACCCGTGGAGTTTCTCGGCGTACCCATTGGCCGAGTGGTATCAGTCAATCTTGATTACGATGAGCAGAGGAAAAGCTTCCCGGTGGTGGTGGGCGCCCTTATCTACCCCAACCGCCTGGGCACAGCGAATGACAAGCTGCTCGCTCTGATTGAAGGTGACGATGAAGAACGCAGCGCACATTTGATCCGCTCGTTAGTCGAGAATGGCTTGCGTGCGCAGGCTCGGACCGGAAACCTGCTGACCGGCCAGCTGTACATCTCTCTGGATTTTGACAGCCGCGCCGCCGAGGTGGTGTTCGATCCCCATGCCCAACCGCTGGTCATCCCGACCATTCCCGGCAGCTTTGACAAACTGCAGGAACAGCTGCAGGCCGTGGTGGACAAGCTCAGCAAAGTACCCTTCGAATCCATGGCGAACAATATCGACGGTAGTCTGAGTGAACTGCGCAAGACCATGGAGCAGGTCAACAACGGCGTGCTGCCCCAGCTGCAACGCACACTGGAACGTTCAGAGCAGACACTTGAATCAGCCAATCAGGCGATGGCAGACGGATCACCCCAGCGCCAGCAAGTGGGTGATGCCCTGGAGGAAGCACAGCGGGCAATGCGCTCGGTACGCGTGCTGACGGACTACCTGAGCCGCCATCCTGAATCCCTTATCCGCGGCCGCGGCAACGCCGAGGCGCCCGCCAGCTTCAAGGGCAGCGCCACTTCACGCGAGCTTAATATGGAGCCTCAACAATGA
- a CDS encoding PqiC family protein gives MILRSCLLAPRRLLVLGSLLALSACSSTPMRYHTLIPTQPAEAAANAPSVEFQLQLMPVRIPMQVDQPSLIVRESDGQLSILETALWASPPADEFHDALAFALEHRLGVRDLAGLPANPERPVMSIRTDVRRFDSLPGSHTALDVVWSLELKNSQKQRALTCASQINEPATTEVASLVQAHQRSIGKLAEEIAGAARKLAQDGNTTCL, from the coding sequence ATGATCCTGCGTTCCTGTCTGTTAGCACCCCGCAGGCTACTGGTTCTGGGTAGCCTGTTGGCGCTGAGCGCCTGCAGTTCAACACCCATGCGGTACCACACACTCATCCCGACGCAGCCAGCTGAAGCCGCTGCCAATGCCCCATCGGTTGAGTTTCAGCTGCAGCTGATGCCGGTGCGTATCCCCATGCAGGTCGATCAACCCAGTCTGATCGTGCGCGAAAGCGATGGACAGCTGAGCATTCTGGAAACGGCCCTCTGGGCCTCGCCACCGGCAGATGAGTTCCATGACGCCCTGGCGTTCGCGCTGGAACACCGGCTGGGCGTCCGCGATCTGGCGGGTCTGCCGGCCAATCCCGAACGCCCTGTCATGAGCATACGCACCGATGTGCGCCGATTCGACTCCTTGCCAGGCAGCCATACCGCACTGGATGTGGTCTGGAGTCTGGAACTCAAGAATAGCCAGAAACAGCGTGCCCTGACCTGCGCAAGCCAAATCAACGAGCCGGCCACCACCGAAGTTGCCAGCCTGGTGCAGGCTCACCAACGCTCGATCGGAAAGCTGGCAGAGGAAATTGCCGGGGCAGCTCGAAAGCTAGCTCAAGATGGCAACACGACTTGTCTGTGA
- the cynS gene encoding cyanase, with the protein MISSREEVTHLIIAAKVRKGLQWRHAAEAVGLSKEFVTAGCLGQMTFDKRQAEVLGKLFELPDEAVAWLQIVPYKGSLPSAVPTDPLIYRWYEIVSVYGTTIKELIHEEFGDGIMSAIDFSMDIQRQADPKGDRVNVVLSGKFLPYKSY; encoded by the coding sequence ATGATCTCAAGTCGTGAAGAAGTAACCCACCTGATAATCGCCGCGAAGGTACGCAAAGGCCTGCAATGGAGGCACGCCGCCGAAGCTGTGGGCTTATCGAAGGAGTTTGTGACCGCAGGTTGCCTTGGCCAGATGACCTTTGATAAGAGGCAGGCGGAGGTGCTGGGTAAGCTGTTCGAATTGCCTGACGAGGCGGTAGCTTGGCTGCAGATTGTGCCCTATAAAGGTTCACTGCCCAGTGCAGTGCCCACTGATCCACTCATCTATCGCTGGTACGAGATCGTCAGCGTGTATGGCACCACCATCAAGGAGCTTATTCACGAGGAGTTCGGTGACGGCATCATGAGTGCGATCGATTTTTCCATGGATATTCAACGCCAGGCTGATCCCAAAGGTGACCGGGTCAATGTAGTGCTGTCAGGCAAGTTTCTGCCTTACAAGAGCTACTGA